Genomic window (Equus asinus isolate D_3611 breed Donkey chromosome 8, EquAss-T2T_v2, whole genome shotgun sequence):
ATAGCTGCCAAAGATTTCCAGTTTATAGAGTACCTGTCCCCCAGCGGAGGGGAGGTCTTTTAGCTCCGCGAGCTTATTTCTGGGATGAGAGCACACAGAGGAACTCAGATCCTTGACCCAATCTCACAAGAGTTGCAGCAAGAGACCCCTCCACCAGTATTCCTCAACAGCTGCTCCTTTAGCCTCTGCTTGAGTGCCTCCGATCATGAGGAGCTCACTACTCTCTTCCTTTGGATGATTTTTAGCTTGTGAGCCCAAGTGCCATTGATAGAAATGAGAAATCAGAATTAACCCACATGAATAGGACTAAGTAACCCAAGCTGATAGAGCACTGCATCGCCACTGAGAGTGATAAGAATGTGGCTTATCGCAATGCACAGAAATGTGTATGTATTAATCTTAAGTGACAAGAGCAGAACAGAAGTTGCATTTACACACTGATTACAGCTACATTACAATCTGTGTGTACATTAAGagctagaagaaaatttagaatgGTACAAATAGTTGTCGTTTCAAGTTGCCTTGATTTTTAACCAGTGGTATATGTATAGAATTCTAAATGAAATTTAGTatccagaatttttttaaaaacccctcCATTAAAGGTCTTGGGGATTGTCAATTCAAGATTGATTGAGAATGGCTGAATGGTGCACTAGATTGGTAAGAATCCTAAGGCCATGTCTCAGCACTATGGGCAAGAGCGATATGTTTGATTAGTGATGTCTTCCAGGGTGAAGGATTAGCAGTGGCAATGTGCGTGCAATGTTGTTGCCATCTCTTCTTGACACACTCCCAGCAACCAGTGTCACTTTTGTAGACACTCTGAAAGATCAATGAGCTAATTAAGGAGCTATGTGCAGGAAGAGACCTCTTCTGTTAGTCACAAGCAGTAGGATTTGGGGCAAGTCATTGGGATATAAGATGGAATGAAATATGTACCACAAGGGGAGGAAAGGCAAAGTCTTCTGCAGCAGAGGCCCATTTGAGAGTAGGTGGGCACAGTAGGAAGGCTTTGTGGCATTTGTACTGGGTCTTGAAGAATAAGATTTTGCAGGTGGCGATGCTTGGGAAGGGTATTCAGGATAGAGGGTGCGGCATGGATAAAGGCATGGAGGTTGGAAAGCAACAGGCCTCCTTGGGAGGAAGCAAGGAGGTCGCTATGGCTGGAGGGTAGCGCAGGCGTAGGATAGTGGTGGAAGACGAGCTGGAAATGATGGAGGGGCCAGACAGAGCGTGTCCTGACAGCCAGGGCGAtcagtttggattttattcagtTAGTCACGGGGACTTGGACAAGTTTTGAGGCAGGTGGTACTTAGAGGGAGATGAGACCAGAGAGTGATGACAAAATGGTTTTTCCTGGGAGACCACCACTATGAGAGGATCCCAGGCCCTGGATTTTGAGAAGATCCTTTTGGAGCGTGGGGTGGAAATTAGAGCAGTGGGATAATGGGGTGCGGGAGATATAACGAAGCCCCATTGAGAGCAATCCCCTGGGTTCCATCTACGGTTCAGGACTCCTGAgctccaggccaggcccagggaggtggaAGCTGCAGCCTCTGCCTCTAGGAGCTTCTAGTCTGTGGAGAGAGGAACCATACCCCAGGAAACAACTAGACCACATAGGATCCAGCACCAAGGGGAGGGCGCCAGCTGGGCGTGCAGCATTTAGGGGTAGAAGATGAACCTGGGCAGCAGCCAGTGGGTCAGGCGTCCTGGGGCTCCTGTCCTTGGTGGGAGGTGGCCCTGGATGACTTCTAAGGTGTCCTCAGACTCTGCACATCCTGGCTCTAGGAAAAGAGTCCTTGAGCAGAACTTGGACATGCAGAAGGGAGAGAAATGGGCTTTCTAGGTATGGTCGGGAGTTGGGGGGGCAGGTCGGGGATAGACCAGGGGCAGACGAGGACTTGGGATGTCTGGGGACACTGAGGTGACTGAGCTGTCAGATCAGGTTGGGTAGGCAGGGGCTGTAGACCCTAAGGCCTGGCAGTCAATCAGGATGCCCTGGCTTGATGCAGTAGGCCAGGGACACTTAGAAGGGATGTAGTGCGACTGGGGTTTGGAGAAGGATAGCCTGGCAGCCATCATACTGCTAGGGTCCTCCCAGATAAAGAAAGGGTCCCTGGAGGCTCATGCTGGGGGGTCTGGTAGGCCTAACAAGACTTAGGGGATCCCATGGATTCTGCTAGATTCATAGGAGTTGGCGAGATTCCAAGGATCCTATGACTTTCTTTTGCCTGCTCTTCCAAATCTGCAGACCCTCCCACCCCAGGGAAGGCTCTCCCTCCCTACCTTGCCTTCCACCCCAGAGTCCGTCGTGTCCCTGGGGACAGAAGGGAGGCATGAGAGCTGACTTGGCCTTCAGACACAATCAGGCAGgtacctccctctctgtgccaggcctgggcAGACCTCGaggtccctccttcccctccatcaTAGGGTTAGGGGAGGCTCCAGGGCTCTGGCCAGGCTGTGGGTGGTGGTGGCCAGAGTGGAAAATCCCCCACTGGCTGAATTATATCGGTGTTTGGCAGGCCTGGTCTTGGCCTTCTGCCTGGGGCTCAAGGGCCTGACAAATCTGTTTGGAGCCCTGAGTGCAGGGTATGAGGTGACAGACAGGGTACTGGCATGGGGACTTTTTCCACTCACCCCAAAATGAGGGGTTCTCCTGTGCCAGGTTAGCGGGCGCTGGGTCAGCCTCGGGTCACTTCAGGCAATGAGAAGCTTGTAGCTGGGAAGCAGGGCTGCCGGAGACGAGGGTTAGAGGCACATGATGGATCAGACTTGGGGGCAGGACAAAGGGTAGACGGGGGCTTGGGAGAAGGGTAATGGGGGACACAGGAGTTTTAGGAGACCTCAAGATGGGGGTAGAGTCGCCATGgggcaggagaagagagacaatgaGGAAGAGAAGCAAGGGCATTCTTGTCCCCTCTTCCTATGCTCCTGCCCAGGCCTCCTGTTGTTCCAGATGAGTGTGAGAGGCACAAGCAGGAGCCAGTGCGGCTTACACTATGGGTGTGTCCTGAGTACTTGCTGAATTATGATGAGAATTTCTCCAAATGCCCCATTTGACCAGGAAAGCCTCTGAAGCTGCCCCAAATAGGTTGGACTTCAGCCATTGGCATCCCAGCTGCACCACCTGCATCAGGGCTAATGATACCACCATCAGCACCACCCTCACCACCGCCATTATCATTACCATCATCCTAGCTACTGACTCCATCATCCCCAGACCCCCCAACTGCACCCCTCAAAGGCTTGGGGGTCCTGGGAACCAGGACTTGAGCCAGACCTTCGAGCACGTCACCCATGGACCAGTGGTGCTCAGCAGTTTTGCTCCACAAGGGGACATTGGCAatacctggagacatttttggttgtcacagctggggcACTGCTGCTGGCatgtagtgggtagaggccaggggtgcCACTAAACATCCTACcgggcacaggacagccccccaacaaagaattatttgttccaaaatgtcaatagtaccgAGGATGAGACACCTGCCTATAGATCCCATGGCCCTCACCCCAAAATGCCCCTGTCAAACTTCTGGGTCCTGGACAAGAAGTGGTCTTCACTGCTCCATCTCACGGCAACTTTGTTCTCTCTTATCGCGCACACCTCCTGGCCTCCACTGCTTGTATTAAAAAGTCAATAAGATGAAAAGTCCTTTGCGGCCACCATCGAGAtggaaaacacacagaaacaaCTGATACACGGAGCACAGGGTACACCCGGGATTGAGGTCGTGTTTGCccagggaagggaggcagggactGGACCAGATCCCGGGGTATAAAGGAAGAGGGAGTGCCCAGGCCTTCACTCCACGGTGACCACACAACTTGGAGCAGCTTTTCCTCTGCGGCCAGTTGGGAATCGGCGTCCTGAAGTGGACGGTGGTGGCCTTCGGCCTTCAGCTCTTGGAGGCAGCAGAGGTCAGGTAAGTCTGTGGCCTGGCTAGTGGTGCAGCAGCTTGAGCAGGAGACTGAAACCCTGCGAGGGGCAGCCTGGCCAGGAGACACCCAATCTATCTCTGGTCTGGAATTTCTGCTAGGGGCAGAGAAGGCTCCCTGAGCAGGTGTAGGACAGGACCCAGAGGTGGGAGGAGATAGAGCCTCTGCCCTCAGGAAACTCCAGTCGAAGGGAGAAGCACCATCCCTTCCCCCATCTGATGAGAAAAGGCAGACCCGAAAAAGAGAGAGCGAAAGAGAGAGTAGGGGTCCTACTGCCCAAGCAGACCTGAATGGCAGGTGTGGTTTCCTCCCACCGAAGGGAACAAATATTTCTGGGTAGGGAGACATTGCTAAAAATTTCCTTAAGGCCCCAAATTTATTTGGCAGATGCCAAAATCATCCAAGCAGAAACACCAGTAATGTAATCTCCATATGCTGAGGTGTCAGGGGAAAGGGAGTGAGGTGGCATGGCTCACAGGACATCACGGGAGCTCCTGGCCTGCCACACTGCTGCTCTTCCATCATTAAAGAGTGATTCCTGGGAAAAGAGATGGCTCCTCTCAGAAACTTCTTTTAATATGCAAATTCTGTAGAGGTGGTTAGGATGAGGCAACAAGGTGGATGGGTTTAGCAGAGAATTTCTGGAGAATGCAAGGAATTCCGCAGCCTGGAGCAAGGCCTGGGTGGACCAGCAGAGACCCCCTAGGCAATGACAGCAAGCAGGTctgggaggaggagaatgagggTGACATGGGCAGAAACCCACAATTCATAACTCCCAATTCCAGAGCTGATCCGGGCTCCAGACCACCAAGGCCAGCTTCCCCATTGTCTTGGGGTCCTGAGAAGAGCTGTGACTGGCCCCAGGCAGACAATGAGCAGGAGGGGCAGAACTAGGATCCTGTCTTCTCAGTCCCAGTCTAGCCGTGTTCCCCTAGACCCATGCTCTGTCTGTCACATTCAGCCAGCGGGGTGCCTGAGGGCCACCACACAAGAGGACTTTCTTTGGGGTGAACTTGGCCATCTCggaaacctttttaaaaatgcacatattcAAAGGACAATGCCTGGagttcctctccccttcctgggaAGGAATTTATGGGCTATTTGACAGAAGAGGACCAGGGTGGGGTGAGGACCCTTGAGATGGGAGGCAGGGGCATGCATGGGTGAAGGTCATTGTTTTCTGAATCTTGGAGCAAGTCctgaaaagagttttgaaaagaaaagagaaagagaaggagaggggaagaaagagggaggcagagggagaaaaagtcagagacagagatagaaagagacattgagacagagagaaacagatggagacagagacggagacagaggaggagtgaaacacacagacacacacaagcgACACATATGGGGGGACAGAgtggcagggaaactgaggcatacatTAGAGTGGAGAGAGATTGGGGGTCAGGGCTATTAGAAGCGCCCTGACCCCCAACCTGCTGTGGAGTCCCCCTGGAGAAGTAAAGTCCGTCCATGAAACGACGAAGGAAAAGGGCTTACTGAAGGAACTCCAGAGGACCCAGAAGTACAGCCCCGTCCGGAAGTACTGCCTTGGCGACCTCGGCGTGGCCTATGAGCCCATGGCCTACAAGGATGTGCGTCCTGACCCTCCCCGGGGGTACCCCTCTCCCTGCTGCCAAAGGCTGAGGGCCAGGCCAGGGCCATGAGCTGCACCCCTCCTCTCTGCACCCTCCCACCCGTCCCCTGTAGCTTGCTCCCTTCTCTCAGACCTGCCAGCCCAGATTGCCTTCCCTGGGCAGAGCACGGGAGGGCCCCTGCTCACTTGGCAGCTCAGTCCACTGAGAGAACTTTGCAGCTAGCTGCCCTGGGTGGGCATGGGCTGAGGGTCTGTAGGTTCTGGGCAAGTATGGAAGGAAGGCTCAGGCCCCTGCTTCTGGTGCGGGCTGTAGGGCAGGGGCTGGTCCCTCCCCTGCTCTGTCCGTGGAGGAGGCTGGGCCTGATGTTCCCTGGATCCCTCCAGAGCTAACAGACTGCCTCATGTCCCCCCAGGCTTCCTGCTTTGGCAAGACCAGCATTGGGACCCCACCACAGAACTTCCTGGGCCTTTCTGATACGGGTTCTTCCAGCCTGTGGGTGCCCTCTGTCTACTGCCAGAGCCAGGCCCGCagtgagggctgggctgggcaggggagcGCAGCGAGCAGGCAGGGCACTGACACCCTCTGGAAAATGGCCAAGCAATAGGGATTGCTGGGGGGAGCTTCGGTCCTGGAGAGGACCAgggacttgtccagggtcacacggCACACCTAAGCCAGAGGGAAGCTGGCTCTGGAGCTGTGTAGCCCCTTTACCTTCTCTGCTCATAGTccttcatgtctccagcccaccCCACTCTGCTCCACTCTTTACAAAGTTCTCACTGAGTTTCTCCAAGGCAAATGGGAGAACAATACAGGATGTGGTCCCCAACCTGTATTTGGAGACTGGCGATGTTCACTTACTTTCTTAAGGCTGCCCTGGTCCCTGCCGAAGCCTTGGGGTTTGGGTCCTGACCCCTCTAGTCCAGAGGGTTCCTCATTGGCCCTGCCCTATACTATCTTGGGATCCTGGCACGGCAGCATCTTGACTGGGTGAGGGTCGGGGGAATGCAGGGATGCCCCAGACCCTCATTCACTTCTTCATCTGATGAGTAATTTCtcagcacttactctgtgccaggcgaTCTGCTGGGGGCAAGCAAGACAGAGATGGATTCCATGCAACCCGCCACAGGGAGATCACAGTCCTAGGGTACCCCAAGAGTCTGTAAGTCAGAGGGGGCTCTGGAGCCAAGGCTGACCAGCTCCCATGCACCTTCCAATTCCAGGAACCTCGGTTGGCTACCCCTAACTGGGTGGCCTGGGGAGTGCTGAAGTCCCAGGATGTGAGCACAGGCTGGGAGACAggtgggaaaccctacaggcttgACAGCTGGATAGCCCCCAACCAGCCAGCCAGAATTCCCTCACCCTGCAGCTGACCACGCCCACTTCAATCCCAGGCAGCCCTCACCCACTCTGCCAACAGACAGACCTTCTCGCTGCATGCGGTATGGCAGCGGCAGCCTCACCGGCTTCTTCACACTCTGATGGTGAGTGATGCTGTCTGCCGCTCCCCACGCCAGGACACGGAGTCTGATGGGGAGACTGAGCCAGACACCCTGAATATGGAAAAACACCTTGTGCTCTACTGTACAGGACAGGAAATAGTATAATAAaggctcattcattcactcctccaGCCCTCACTTGGGGccatgatgtgccaggcactgaggaatCATGATGAATGGGGTGACAGGTCCTTTTCCTTAAGGAGCTGAAAGCCTGGGGAAGAAGGAGATGGTAAGGCGAGTGCTTCAGCCATCAGGGAAGGCTACTTGAAAGAGAAAGCGGCTCTTTCAGGACCTGCCAAGAGGGGAAGGAGCAAAAGTGAGGGAGGGATGAAGAACGAGTGTTGAGGGGTCTCTGGGGGAGTGTGGGATGGGGAGCGAAGTTACACTTGTCACCTCCCATCCTCTGTGGCCCCTCCAGGTCCAGAGCATCCATGCCCCCAACCAGAAGTTCAACCTGAGTGAGAACGGGCTGGGGCCAACTTCATCTACTTGAAGTTTGAAGGCATCACGAGCAGGGCCTACCCTGCTCTGGCCATGCGTGAGGCCACCACAGCCCTACAGGGCCTGCTGCAGGAGGGTGCCCTCACCAGCCCAGTCTTCAGCGTCTACCTCAGCAAGTGAGGACCTGCCTGCAGGTCCCCAACTcccagcgccccccccccccccgccccaggcctGGACAACTGAGGCTCAATGCTTTGGGGTTTGGAGGCCTCCCAGCAGGCATTTGGCACCAGCCACTGCTGTCCTAGGGCCTTCCCTCCTGGGCTTCTGATTCCTCCCgcaccccacccctctccccgacccctgcctctgtccccacccACTCTGACTTCTTTGCATTTCTTGGTCACAACAGAATCTCTTCTCTTCTAGCTGAGCTTTGCTGTGAGTGTTGCTGCTGATTCTCAGTACCTCTTGGATTTACCTCCTGCCCAGCGCCCCAGTCAACTCATTGTCTTCTGACCAAACATTTTCCATCGGGACACCTCTTTGTATGGTAATCTATTGCTTCATCTCCTTTGATCCATTGTTCCAGCCAGGTCCTGGAGTCTTCTGGGCTAGGTCCGCCATTGACCCCTAACAAGTTACCAAGTAAATGCAGGTTATTTACAGGGATGGGCCTGGGACCCAGGGAGGTGGAAGAGGGTCAGTGGCCTGGGATGGACTTTGCTTTTTTCCTCGCCAGAATTAACCAACCACTTTCTAGAGATTGGCAGCATCTAGTATCTGGAGTTTAATCAGTTGAGTGGGACTTTCTATGATATTACCCTGTTACTAATGTTGCTGACTTACTCTCTACCTCTGTTTACAATTACTCTGAATTTGGCTTT
Coding sequences:
- the PGC gene encoding LOW QUALITY PROTEIN: gastricsin (The sequence of the model RefSeq protein was modified relative to this genomic sequence to represent the inferred CDS: inserted 3 bases in 2 codons; substituted 4 bases at 4 genomic stop codons); protein product: MRADLAFRHNQAGLVLAFCLGLKGLTNLFGALSAGYEVTDRLGIGVLKWTVVAFGLQLLEAAEVSGERLGVRAIRSALTPNLLWSPPGEVKSVHETTKEKGLLKELQRTQKYSPVRKYCLGDLGVAYEPMAYKDASCFGKTSIGTPPQNFLGLSDTGSSSLWVPSVYCQSQARTDHAHFNPRQPSPTLPTDRPSRCMRYGSGSLTGFFTLXWXVMLSVQSIHAPNQKFNLSENXAGANFIYLKFEGITSRAYPALAMREATTALQGLLQEGALTSPVFSVYLSNQQGSQDGGAVTSEGVDNRLYVAHLLXAPITLELHWQIGAEFLIGGQASCXCSQGCQAIMDTGTSLLIVPQQYVSALLQATGTQEDQYGQFLVDCNSTQNLPTFSFIISGVQFSLPPSSYILNLMLPGCVVQNNGYCTVGVKPTYLASQNGQPLXVLRDVFLRSYYSVYGMGNNRVGFATAT